The Flavobacterium psychrophilum genome includes a region encoding these proteins:
- a CDS encoding chemotaxis protein CheR has protein sequence MINDRELELLINEVFEYHGFDFGGYSRASLKRRIDRLLQLDGFDKFGDLLYKVRTEPGYFKRMVEEITVNVTEMFRDPLFYKLLREEIIPVLATKPFIRIWHAGCSSGEEVYSMAILLQEANLLQKSLLYATDINPLVLDTAKKGIFPLQMMKQYSENYMVSGGKKDFSQYYTANYGFAKFSSDLSAKMVFSEHNLVSDGSFNEFDIILCRNVLIYFDKELQDRAFVLFDQSLAKLGYLALGTKETLKFSSLGKRYNQINKEKLWKKME, from the coding sequence ATGATAAATGACCGTGAACTTGAACTGTTGATAAATGAAGTGTTTGAATACCACGGTTTTGATTTTGGAGGATATTCGCGGGCTTCTTTAAAAAGACGTATAGACAGGCTGTTGCAGCTTGACGGCTTTGATAAGTTTGGCGATTTACTATATAAAGTTAGAACAGAACCGGGTTACTTTAAACGCATGGTAGAGGAGATTACGGTAAATGTTACCGAAATGTTCCGCGACCCGTTGTTTTACAAACTGCTGCGTGAAGAAATTATTCCGGTGCTGGCTACAAAACCATTTATAAGGATATGGCACGCAGGGTGTTCTTCGGGCGAGGAAGTCTATTCTATGGCAATACTGCTGCAGGAAGCCAATTTGCTTCAAAAATCTTTGTTGTATGCTACCGACATCAATCCTTTGGTACTAGATACCGCTAAAAAGGGTATTTTTCCTTTGCAGATGATGAAACAGTATTCTGAAAACTACATGGTATCAGGCGGTAAAAAAGATTTCTCGCAATACTATACAGCCAATTACGGTTTTGCAAAATTTAGTAGTGACCTGTCAGCTAAAATGGTGTTTTCAGAACACAATCTTGTTTCAGATGGTTCATTTAACGAGTTCGACATTATACTTTGCCGTAATGTGCTGATCTATTTTGATAAAGAACTTCAGGACAGGGCTTTTGTATTATTCGATCAAAGTCTTGCAAAGCTGGGTTACCTGGCATTAGGAACAAAAGAAACACTTAAATTTTCTTCATTAGGTAAGAGATACAATCAGATCAATAAGGAGAAATTATGGAAAAAGATGGAATGA
- a CDS encoding histidine kinase: MEKKKILIVDDDPRNIFALTATLRSKSFDCQSCSGAPEAIQLLKSDEDIDAVLMDMMMPDMDGYEAIPIIKGIAHRQGLPIIAVTAQAMIGDREKCLRAGADDYISKPIDVDKLLEILSTI; the protein is encoded by the coding sequence ATGGAGAAAAAGAAAATTTTAATTGTAGACGATGATCCCCGTAATATCTTTGCACTTACGGCTACGCTAAGGTCAAAATCATTTGACTGCCAGTCGTGCTCAGGCGCACCGGAAGCGATACAATTATTAAAGTCTGACGAAGATATAGACGCCGTATTAATGGATATGATGATGCCTGATATGGATGGTTATGAAGCTATACCTATTATAAAGGGTATTGCGCACAGGCAGGGGCTGCCAATTATAGCAGTTACCGCTCAGGCCATGATAGGAGACCGTGAAAAATGCCTTAGGGCGGGTGCCGATGACTACATATCTAAACCGATTGATGTAGATAAATTGTTAGAAATACTTAGTACTATTTAG
- a CDS encoding chemotaxis protein CheB, whose translation MEKDGMIRGCKVLIIGGSAGSLEVLIQILPQLTQIPTFALVMVLHRKSGEDATLEELIAIKSKIPVVEVEDKTPLKAGYIYVAPSDYHLLFETNDNLSLDTSEKINYSRPSIDVSFESAAEVYGESLVAILLSGANSDGTEGLLAIKNAGGVTVVQEPESAQMPFMPKNALEATNPAYVLDVEGILQFITSINS comes from the coding sequence ATGGAAAAAGATGGAATGATACGGGGATGTAAAGTGCTTATTATCGGCGGATCCGCCGGTAGCCTCGAAGTACTGATACAAATACTGCCCCAGCTTACCCAAATACCAACTTTTGCTCTAGTTATGGTATTACACCGTAAAAGCGGTGAAGACGCTACTCTTGAAGAGCTAATTGCTATTAAAAGTAAAATACCTGTGGTGGAGGTAGAAGATAAAACCCCTTTAAAGGCTGGTTATATCTATGTTGCGCCATCGGACTATCATTTACTTTTTGAAACCAATGATAATCTTTCCTTAGATACTTCCGAAAAAATAAATTACAGCAGGCCAAGCATCGATGTTTCTTTTGAATCGGCAGCCGAAGTATATGGAGAATCGCTTGTGGCTATACTCCTTTCGGGAGCAAATTCTGATGGTACTGAAGGTCTTCTTGCTATAAAAAATGCGGGTGGTGTTACTGTTGTTCAGGAACCCGAAAGTGCCCAGATGCCCTTTATGCCTAAAAATGCCCTAGAAGCTACCAATCCTGCTTACGTGCTGGATGTTGAGGGTATACTTCAGTTTATCACTTCTATTAATTCATAA